GGTCCTCCTGGTCGGGCGCCACGCCGAGAGCCGCGCCTTCGCCGGCGCCCACGTCTTCCCCGGCGGCCTCGTCGATCCCGCCGATCACGCGGCCGACCTCCACGCCGCCATGTCGGCCCCCATGACGCCCGACACGGCACGTGCCATCCTCGGCGGCGCCGGAGCCCCCGCGGCCGCCCTCGCGTTCCTCGCCGCGACGATCCGCGAGCTCTTCGAGGAAGCCGGCATCCTCCTCGCCAACGACGCCCACGGCGCCCCGCTCGGCTTCGGCGACCCGGCGACCCGCGAGCGCTTCGCGGCGCATCGGCGCGCGCTCCTCGGCGGCGCCGTCGCATTCGCAGAGATCGTCCGCCGCGAAGGCCTGACGCTCCGGACCGGCGACCTCGGCTACTTCAGCCGGTGGATCACGCCGGTCCATGCCCCCCGCCGCTATGACGCCCGCTTCTTCGTCGCCCCCGTTCCCGCCGACCAGGCGCCGCTCCACGACGAACGGGAAACGACCTCGGCCGCGTGGTGGACCCCGGCCGATGCCCTCGCGGGAGCGGTCGACGGCTCGATCGTCCTCACCCCTCCGCAGGCCCGGACGCTCGAGGAGCTCATCGACCTCGGCACGATGGCGCGCGTCCTGGCGAGCACGCGGGAGCGCACCGTCACGCCGATCCTTCCGAAAGTGGTGCAGATCGGCGACCGCATGGGGGTCCTCTACCCGGGGGACGTCGACTACGACGAGACGGAGCCGGGCGCCGCCCTCCCCGCCGAGCGTGATGGTCGGCTGAACCGCATCATCATGGACGACGCCGGCTGGCGGCGCTTCCGCGGCATCCGCTGAGCCGTTTCGCGGCTCACACGGAAACCGCCTACGGCAACCGACGC
The sequence above is a segment of the Deltaproteobacteria bacterium genome. Coding sequences within it:
- a CDS encoding NUDIX hydrolase, which gives rise to MPDHAPPVPVDSATVALLREPVPGRLEVLLVGRHAESRAFAGAHVFPGGLVDPADHAADLHAAMSAPMTPDTARAILGGAGAPAAALAFLAATIRELFEEAGILLANDAHGAPLGFGDPATRERFAAHRRALLGGAVAFAEIVRREGLTLRTGDLGYFSRWITPVHAPRRYDARFFVAPVPADQAPLHDERETTSAAWWTPADALAGAVDGSIVLTPPQARTLEELIDLGTMARVLASTRERTVTPILPKVVQIGDRMGVLYPGDVDYDETEPGAALPAERDGRLNRIIMDDAGWRRFRGIR